The Nitrospinota bacterium genome contains a region encoding:
- the urtC gene encoding urea ABC transporter permease subunit UrtC codes for MIIKFMHLHSYREWFVILTLLVLSTVLLPLSNLLVPEESFFHVPDYMFALMGKYLCYALVALAMDLIWGYTGILSLGHGVFFSMGGYAMGMYLMRSVGKEGVYKSDLPDFMVFLDWKELPWYWYGFDYFAFTLLVILVLPALFAFIFGYFAFKSRIKGVYFAIITQAMTFALMLLFFRNETGFGGNNGLTDFKRILGYSLQEPSTKMSLYVITVIVLFLSYIISRYIVQSKLGRVLTAIRDAESRVMFSGYNTIHYKLFIWTLSAFFCGIAGALYVPQVGIINPSEMQPANSIEMAIWVAVGGRGTLSGALVGAGLVNGAKSWFTVAAPDYWLYFLGALFIVVTLFFPKGFAGIFDRFNSKEKLRESA; via the coding sequence ATGATCATAAAATTTATGCATTTACATTCCTATAGGGAATGGTTTGTTATTTTAACTTTATTAGTACTTTCTACGGTACTCCTTCCTCTTTCTAATTTATTAGTTCCTGAAGAATCTTTTTTTCATGTTCCAGATTATATGTTTGCCCTGATGGGTAAATATTTATGTTATGCGCTGGTAGCTTTAGCTATGGACTTGATATGGGGATATACAGGTATTCTTAGTTTGGGTCATGGGGTCTTCTTTTCTATGGGTGGATATGCAATGGGCATGTATCTGATGAGGAGTGTTGGAAAAGAAGGTGTTTATAAAAGTGACCTTCCAGACTTTATGGTCTTTTTGGATTGGAAAGAGTTGCCCTGGTATTGGTATGGATTTGATTACTTTGCCTTTACTTTACTGGTGATTCTTGTCTTGCCAGCTCTATTTGCCTTTATCTTTGGTTATTTTGCTTTCAAATCAAGAATTAAAGGTGTCTATTTTGCCATCATTACCCAGGCGATGACCTTTGCGCTCATGCTTTTGTTCTTTAGAAATGAAACGGGTTTTGGTGGCAATAATGGTCTTACTGATTTTAAACGTATTCTGGGGTACTCGTTGCAAGAACCATCGACCAAAATGAGTTTGTATGTCATTACTGTAATCGTATTATTTTTGAGCTACATAATTTCTCGATACATAGTACAGTCCAAGCTGGGTCGTGTGCTTACAGCAATTCGTGACGCTGAAAGTCGGGTAATGTTCTCAGGATACAATACGATTCACTACAAGCTGTTTATTTGGACACTCTCGGCATTCTTTTGTGGGATTGCTGGAGCCCTCTACGTTCCTCAAGTCGGGATTATCAACCCCAGTGAAATGCAACCTGCGAATTCGATTGAAATGGCAATCTGGGTTGCGGTTGGAGGTCGTGGAACTTTGAGTGGGGCTCTGGTTGGTGCTGGCCTGGTAAATGGGGCAAAAAGCTGGTTTACAGTAGCGGCTCCAGACTATTGGCTCTATTTTTTAGGTGCTTTATTTATTGTTGTAACTTTATTTTTCCCAAAAGGCTTTGCTGGGATTTTTGATCGATTCAATTCAAAGGAAAAATTAAGGGAGTCTGCTTAA
- the urtD gene encoding urea ABC transporter ATP-binding protein UrtD, translating into MSGVHIKDDSIDTTHGCILYLENITVSFDGFKALNELNLYIDDGELRCIIGPNGAGKTTMMDVITGKTRPDHGTVFFGQNHDLTKMAEYEISHAGIGRKFQKPTVFLNHTVFENLELALHTKKNVWQSLIKPLTSEQKETIEKDLETIGLQDQKDLRAGLLSHGQKQWLEIGMLLVQDPRLLLIDEPVAGMTHQETEHTAELLKSLAGKHSIVVVEHEMDFIRSIANRVTVLHEGHVLAEGKMEDVQNDSKVIEVYLGS; encoded by the coding sequence ATGTCCGGAGTTCATATCAAAGATGATTCAATTGATACAACTCATGGTTGTATCCTTTATCTGGAAAATATTACTGTGAGCTTTGATGGGTTTAAAGCGCTTAACGAATTAAACCTTTATATTGATGATGGAGAACTGAGATGCATTATAGGTCCTAATGGTGCAGGAAAAACCACCATGATGGATGTGATTACTGGGAAAACACGCCCGGATCATGGTACCGTTTTTTTTGGTCAAAACCATGACCTCACTAAAATGGCGGAATATGAAATATCACATGCGGGTATAGGTCGTAAGTTTCAAAAGCCAACGGTTTTTCTCAATCATACCGTTTTTGAAAACCTGGAATTGGCATTGCATACCAAAAAGAATGTCTGGCAATCCCTAATCAAACCCCTGACAAGTGAACAAAAAGAAACTATTGAAAAAGATTTGGAGACAATAGGTTTGCAAGATCAAAAAGATCTTAGGGCTGGATTGCTGTCTCATGGCCAAAAACAATGGCTCGAAATTGGGATGTTGCTGGTTCAAGATCCGAGACTCTTGTTGATTGATGAACCTGTCGCGGGAATGACACACCAGGAAACTGAGCACACGGCGGAGTTGTTAAAATCACTTGCAGGAAAACACTCTATTGTGGTGGTCGAGCACGAAATGGACTTTATTCGTTCAATAGCAAACAGGGTAACGGTTTTGCATGAAGGCCATGTGTTGGCAGAAGGAAAAATGGAAGATGTACAGAATGACTCAAAAGTCATTGAAGTATATTTAGGGAGCTAG
- a CDS encoding helix-turn-helix domain-containing protein — translation MEILRIVENSELSIRQALKEFGIHRSTIYNWYRKYLEDGLVSLKPKKPKVRTFQVNPLKLTIIRSYSAFSTYFGVIVSCRISSLYPKTTLPALFYQFDEVGIAIAV, via the coding sequence ATAGAGATCCTTCGAATCGTTGAGAACTCTGAACTCTCCATTCGCCAGGCGTTGAAAGAGTTTGGCATTCATCGGAGCACCATCTATAACTGGTATCGCAAGTATCTGGAGGATGGCCTCGTAAGCCTGAAACCTAAGAAACCCAAGGTCCGAACTTTTCAGGTTAATCCCCTCAAACTCACGATAATTCGTTCATATTCAGCTTTTTCCACGTATTTCGGGGTCATAGTTTCTTGCAGAATTTCCTCACTATATCCTAAAACCACTTTACCAGCTCTATTTTACCAGTTCGATGAAGTTGGTATAGCTATTGCTGTATAG
- the urtE gene encoding urea ABC transporter ATP-binding subunit UrtE, giving the protein MLKVQELNQFYGESHTLWDVNLNVFPGTCTCLMGRNGVGKTTLLKTIMGLLPVTSGSIKLEDCELAKQPAELRAHKGIGYVPQGREIFTQLSVEENLRVGLLARGDGLREIPEFIFEIFPVLKQMLTRRGGDLSGGQQQQLAIGRALILNPKLLILDEPTEGIQPNIVREIGDIIIRLNQEKGLTILLVEQKLPFARRVAQKFCILDKGRDVVADDMENLGEEIINQYLTV; this is encoded by the coding sequence ATGCTAAAAGTTCAAGAACTGAATCAATTTTATGGAGAAAGTCACACTCTTTGGGATGTGAACCTGAATGTTTTCCCTGGAACCTGTACATGTTTGATGGGGAGAAATGGAGTAGGAAAGACAACATTGCTTAAAACTATTATGGGGCTTTTGCCGGTAACTTCCGGTTCTATCAAATTAGAGGATTGCGAGCTTGCTAAACAACCAGCAGAATTAAGAGCGCATAAAGGAATTGGTTATGTGCCTCAAGGCCGCGAAATATTCACTCAATTAAGCGTTGAGGAAAATCTTCGTGTTGGTCTTCTGGCTCGTGGAGATGGGTTGCGCGAAATCCCCGAATTCATATTTGAAATATTTCCCGTGTTAAAACAAATGCTCACTCGGAGAGGGGGAGATCTTTCAGGGGGGCAACAACAGCAACTAGCTATAGGAAGGGCTTTGATTCTTAATCCTAAACTCTTAATTTTAGATGAACCAACAGAAGGTATCCAGCCGAATATTGTGCGTGAGATTGGAGATATCATTATTCGCTTGAATCAGGAAAAAGGACTGACAATATTGCTGGTGGAGCAAAAGCTACCCTTTGCTCGCCGTGTAGCCCAAAAGTTTTGCATTCTGGACAAAGGTCGGGACGTTGTAGCGGATGACATGGAAAACCTGGGAGAAGAAATTATAAACCAATACTTAACAGTGTAA